One window from the genome of Deltaproteobacteria bacterium encodes:
- a CDS encoding HEAT repeat domain-containing protein, translating to MQKAAIPALLLVVVATLFAYLWNSGYLGPRIQLNKVLVNAPAHFDRDTAMREAIRAMVESELGQDKLVNWSPDDIGEEGHALELRVGDVVEFKGEQHREVLVRLIPESGEPPLEAMGLGKEPHRLVGSVQHGFRDGWAHVLWRRERISWTSSQLIEALQNTEDKRQRLFLVNRLGETRALDAVDVLVEMLKVEEDDGVLLRLIGALAQIGNDKGVKAMIATTRLKDEAFVVQVVYAVGGIGGKMAEAFLVTLASGHPSPRVQNAARRMLDEGTKPSAQNPR from the coding sequence ATGCAGAAAGCAGCGATACCAGCTTTGCTGCTAGTGGTCGTTGCAACACTATTTGCCTATCTTTGGAACAGTGGCTACCTCGGCCCGCGAATACAACTCAATAAAGTGCTGGTGAATGCTCCCGCTCACTTCGATCGCGATACTGCCATGCGTGAGGCTATCCGGGCCATGGTAGAAAGCGAACTCGGTCAAGACAAGCTTGTAAACTGGTCTCCCGACGATATTGGTGAAGAAGGCCACGCCTTGGAGCTACGCGTCGGGGATGTGGTGGAGTTCAAGGGCGAGCAGCACCGTGAAGTCTTAGTGAGGCTCATTCCCGAGAGTGGTGAGCCACCTTTGGAGGCAATGGGTCTGGGCAAGGAGCCGCATCGGCTCGTCGGCTCGGTTCAGCATGGATTTCGGGATGGCTGGGCGCATGTGCTTTGGAGACGAGAACGCATCTCATGGACATCAAGCCAGCTGATTGAGGCCCTGCAAAATACGGAAGATAAGCGGCAGCGCCTGTTTTTAGTGAATCGCCTTGGGGAAACGAGGGCATTGGATGCCGTGGATGTTCTCGTTGAAATGCTCAAGGTTGAAGAAGATGACGGTGTTTTATTGAGGTTGATTGGGGCCTTGGCCCAGATTGGCAATGATAAGGGCGTTAAGGCCATGATCGCGACCACGCGCCTTAAAGATGAAGCCTTTGTGGTACAAGTGGTTTATGCGGTTGGTGGTATTGGTGGGAAAATGGCTGAGGCATTCTTGGTTACTTTGGCAAGTGGCCACCCATCGCCGCGGGTTCAGAACGCAGCGCGTCGAATGCTAGATGAGGGCACCAAGCCTTCCGCGCAAAATCCAAGATAA
- a CDS encoding diguanylate cyclase produces MTGIEDEKTRISIPAPLQTGPKNSSLVQIYGPNLGQRYIIDQPTLSLGRDESNDIVLADENVSRHHAEIIMGDEITLVDQESTNGSRVNDDEIRKAVLANGDLIQIGSFILKYISSGNAEAIFHETIYNMTITDGLTEVANRRKLEEFLERELAGAIRHKRPLSVAVIDADHFKAVNDNFGHIAGDYVLRRLAHVIQGVIRKDELLARYGGEEFVIVMPESTLQQASVLAEKVRKLIEETKFHFEEHTIPVTVSVGVANHYSKLQDVDAFIKAADEALYRAKETGRNRVCNHEPK; encoded by the coding sequence GTGACTGGCATTGAAGACGAAAAGACCCGAATCTCGATACCGGCTCCTCTCCAGACGGGGCCAAAGAACTCGAGCCTCGTTCAGATTTACGGGCCGAATCTTGGACAGCGTTACATTATCGACCAACCCACTCTTTCTCTGGGCCGCGACGAGAGCAACGACATCGTCCTCGCCGATGAGAATGTTTCCCGCCATCATGCCGAAATCATCATGGGCGATGAAATTACCCTGGTCGACCAAGAGAGCACCAATGGTAGCCGCGTCAACGATGACGAGATTCGTAAAGCCGTCCTTGCCAACGGCGACCTGATTCAAATTGGCTCATTTATTCTCAAATACATCAGCAGCGGTAATGCTGAGGCCATCTTTCACGAAACCATTTACAACATGACCATTACCGATGGTCTCACCGAAGTGGCCAATCGCAGAAAGCTCGAAGAATTCCTCGAGCGTGAACTCGCCGGCGCCATTCGTCACAAACGCCCTCTATCAGTCGCAGTCATCGATGCTGACCATTTTAAAGCGGTCAACGACAACTTTGGGCACATCGCTGGAGACTATGTCTTACGCCGCCTCGCCCACGTGATCCAAGGCGTGATTCGCAAAGATGAGCTTCTCGCACGCTATGGCGGTGAAGAATTCGTCATCGTCATGCCCGAGAGTACACTCCAGCAAGCGTCTGTCTTGGCCGAAAAAGTCCGTAAACTGATCGAAGAAACGAAATTTCACTTCGAAGAACACACCATTCCGGTGACTGTTTCCGTTGGTGTTGCCAACCACTATTCCAAGCTTCAAGACGTGGATGCCTTCATAAAGGCCGCAGATGAGGCACTTTATCGTGCAAAAGAGACCGGTCGAAACCGAGTTTGTAACCACGAACCGAAATAA